One Spinacia oleracea cultivar Varoflay chromosome 4, BTI_SOV_V1, whole genome shotgun sequence DNA segment encodes these proteins:
- the LOC110796396 gene encoding uncharacterized protein — protein sequence MVAYAAQMNVQTGCGATWCRYFPITLKGLALIWFNKHVPKGSIKSYSELEKVFISQFAAGRRHKKTSVNLIEVRQGETKPLRNYIKRFNEEFLKIHNLKDETKFAALLAGLQPDDFKFELIKSGVSNLEEAMEKAQMHIQATDVFKISWGGECGTRQKQKPNLGETSKSEKKKK from the coding sequence ATGGTCGCCTATGCGGCTCAAATGAACGTCCAGACTGGGTGTGGAGCTACTTGGTGCAGGTACTTCCCCATCACCTTGAAGGGTCTTGCACTTATCTGGTTCAACAAGCATGTGCCAAAGGGGAGTATCAAGAGCTACAGTGAGCTTGAAAAGGTGTTCATCAGCCAATTCGCTGCAGGTCGAAGACACAAAAAGACAAGTGTTAACTTAATAGAGGTCAGACAGGGAGAGACAAAGCCCCTTCGCAACTACATCAAGAGATTCAATGAAGAATTCCTAAAAATACACAATCTCAAGGATGAGACCAAGTTTGCAGCCCTCTTGGCGGGGCTTCAACCAGATGACTTCAAATTTGAGTTGATCAAGTCCGGGGTGTCCAACCTTGAAGAAGCAATGGAGAAGGCCCAAATGCACATTCAAGCTACGGATGTTTTTAAGATCAGCTGGGGTGGTGAGTGTGGCACAAGACAAAAACAAAAGCCTAATTTGGGAGAGACCTCAAAATccgaaaagaagaaaaaataa